One Streptomyces sp. SAI-135 DNA segment encodes these proteins:
- a CDS encoding MerR family transcriptional regulator: MLQTPSGGAGPGAAATDSGLMSIGTVLNVLRDEFPEVTISKIRFLESEGLIEPQRTPSGYRKFSNRDVERLGHVLRMQRDHYLPLKVIREHLDAMERGEAVALPTVGRQRDGETVLEVSEGPTAARIGRAELLAAAEIGEPELAEWESYGLITPLPDGAYDAEAVTVAALVAELGRFGIEPRHLRAMKAAADREAGLVDQVVAPLKRHRNPQTRAHAEARAKELAGLTVKLHAALVQTALGVRLP, translated from the coding sequence ATGCTTCAAACACCGAGCGGCGGTGCCGGACCCGGCGCCGCCGCCACGGACAGTGGACTGATGAGCATCGGCACGGTGCTGAACGTGCTGCGCGACGAGTTCCCCGAAGTCACGATCTCCAAGATCCGTTTCCTGGAGTCCGAGGGCCTCATCGAGCCGCAGCGGACTCCCTCCGGGTACCGCAAGTTCAGCAACCGGGACGTCGAGCGCCTCGGCCACGTCCTGAGGATGCAGCGGGACCACTATCTGCCGCTCAAGGTGATCCGGGAGCACCTGGACGCCATGGAGCGCGGTGAGGCCGTCGCGCTGCCCACGGTGGGCCGCCAGCGGGACGGAGAAACGGTCCTGGAGGTCTCGGAGGGCCCCACCGCGGCCCGGATCGGCCGGGCGGAGCTGCTGGCCGCCGCCGAGATCGGCGAGCCGGAGCTGGCGGAATGGGAGTCGTACGGGCTCATCACGCCCCTGCCGGACGGGGCCTACGACGCCGAGGCGGTGACCGTGGCCGCGCTCGTCGCGGAGCTCGGGCGGTTCGGGATCGAGCCGAGGCACCTGCGCGCGATGAAGGCGGCCGCCGACCGTGAGGCCGGGCTCGTGGACCAGGTGGTGGCCCCGCTGAAGCGTCACCGCAACCCGCAGACCCGCGCACACGCGGAAGCCCGGGCCAAGGAACTCGCGGGGCTCACGGTGAAGCTGCATGCGGCACTTGTGCAGACCGCGCTCGGCGTACGGCTGCCCTGA
- a CDS encoding FHA domain-containing protein, protein MGGAWWKLSGGNGRCEDVRVDRCVQSGFVLPHGRVCFGQGESPVKLFAKLFGKSAREGSDNATARHRAQPDAEGQRPLFRDQVAGQGGDISGGQGVPSVDPAQSGGIGFGQPSTSSTGGGFSPMSALVCTRCGNRNAENSRFCSNCGAPLRAGAVPERPSETTSTISISGLEAYDSEVTGQTQMPALSPEAQAAVDALPLGSALLVVRRGPNSGSRFLLDGELTTAGRHPQSDIFLDDVTVSRRHVEFRRGQDGSFTVSDVGSLNGTYVNRERIDSVALNNGDEVQIGKYRLVFYASQQGY, encoded by the coding sequence ATGGGTGGTGCGTGGTGGAAACTGTCTGGTGGAAACGGACGTTGTGAGGATGTCCGGGTCGACCGGTGTGTTCAATCAGGGTTCGTCCTGCCCCACGGGCGGGTCTGTTTCGGTCAAGGGGAATCGCCCGTGAAGTTGTTTGCGAAGTTGTTCGGCAAGAGCGCGCGAGAAGGTAGCGACAACGCGACCGCTCGTCATCGCGCACAGCCCGACGCCGAGGGTCAGCGCCCGCTGTTCCGGGACCAGGTCGCCGGTCAGGGTGGTGACATTTCCGGTGGTCAGGGCGTGCCGTCTGTTGACCCTGCCCAGTCCGGCGGCATAGGTTTCGGGCAGCCGTCAACCTCAAGTACGGGTGGAGGGTTTTCCCCTATGTCGGCCCTGGTGTGTACGAGGTGCGGTAACCGCAACGCGGAGAACAGCCGCTTCTGCTCCAACTGCGGCGCCCCGCTGCGGGCCGGGGCCGTGCCCGAGCGCCCCTCGGAGACGACCTCCACCATCTCCATCTCGGGACTCGAGGCCTACGACTCCGAGGTCACCGGCCAGACGCAGATGCCGGCGCTCTCCCCGGAGGCGCAGGCGGCGGTCGACGCGCTCCCGCTGGGCTCCGCGCTCCTGGTGGTGCGCCGCGGCCCGAACTCGGGCAGCCGCTTCCTGCTGGACGGCGAGCTGACCACGGCCGGCCGCCACCCGCAGAGCGACATCTTCCTGGACGACGTCACGGTCTCGCGCCGGCACGTGGAGTTCCGCCGCGGTCAGGACGGCTCGTTCACGGTGTCCGACGTGGGCAGTCTCAACGGCACGTACGTCAACCGCGAGCGGATCGACTCGGTCGCTCTGAACAACGGCGACGAGGTGCAGATCGGCAAGTACCGGCTGGTGTTCTACGCGAGCCAGCAGGGCTACTGA
- a CDS encoding DUF881 domain-containing protein has product MSEQDETPGNGLRKELPEELPAKPAEKAEKAEKTGKAENAAEPGTPAAEAGLTGRQRLVQGLWPPRVTRAQLIVAVLLFGLGFGLAIQVASNSDSDSALRGARQEDLVRILDELDDRTQRLEDEKQGLEKQRDELENSSDQAEEARKQTVEKERQLGILAGTVAAQGPGITMTIEDTKGTVEADMLLDAIQELRAAGAEAIQVNGVRVVANTYLSDADKSVSVDGNKITAPFRFKVIGNPQDLEPALNIPGGVVQTLEKEQATVTVERSDKIVVDALRAAKRPDYARSSSQ; this is encoded by the coding sequence ATGAGCGAGCAGGACGAGACGCCCGGCAACGGGCTGCGCAAGGAGCTGCCGGAGGAACTCCCGGCCAAGCCTGCCGAGAAGGCCGAGAAGGCCGAGAAGACCGGTAAGGCCGAGAACGCAGCGGAGCCCGGCACGCCGGCCGCGGAGGCCGGGCTGACCGGCCGTCAGAGGCTGGTGCAGGGGCTGTGGCCGCCGCGTGTGACCCGGGCCCAACTCATCGTCGCGGTGCTGCTGTTCGGCCTCGGGTTCGGCCTCGCCATCCAGGTGGCGTCCAACAGCGACAGCGACAGTGCGCTGCGGGGCGCGAGGCAGGAAGATCTCGTACGCATCCTCGATGAACTGGACGACCGTACGCAGCGTCTTGAAGACGAGAAGCAGGGCCTCGAGAAGCAGCGGGACGAGCTGGAGAACAGCTCCGACCAGGCAGAGGAGGCCCGCAAGCAGACGGTCGAGAAGGAGCGGCAACTCGGCATCCTCGCGGGCACGGTGGCCGCGCAGGGGCCGGGCATCACGATGACGATCGAGGACACCAAGGGGACGGTCGAGGCGGACATGCTGCTCGACGCGATCCAGGAACTGCGGGCGGCGGGGGCGGAGGCGATCCAGGTGAACGGCGTGCGGGTCGTCGCCAACACGTATCTGTCGGATGCGGACAAGAGCGTGAGCGTCGACGGGAACAAGATCACCGCGCCGTTTCGTTTCAAGGTCATCGGCAATCCGCAGGACCTCGAACCGGCCCTGAACATCCCTGGAGGCGTGGTGCAGACTCTCGAGAAGGAGCAGGCCACCGTTACCGTCGAGCGGTCGGACAAGATCGTCGTGGACGCCTTGCGAGCGGCGAAGCGGCCTGACTACGCTCGGTCGTCCTCCCAGTGA
- a CDS encoding small basic family protein: MIAVLGLVVGVVAGLLVRPEVPAVVEPYLPIAVVAALDAVFGGLRAMLDGIFDDKVFVVSFLSNVVVAALIVFLGDKLGVGAQLSTGVVVVLGIRIFSNAAAIRRHVFRA; this comes from the coding sequence GTGATCGCCGTACTGGGCCTCGTCGTGGGAGTCGTGGCCGGACTGTTGGTCCGGCCTGAGGTTCCGGCGGTTGTCGAGCCTTATCTGCCGATCGCCGTGGTGGCGGCGCTCGACGCCGTCTTCGGAGGGCTGCGGGCCATGCTCGACGGCATCTTCGACGACAAGGTCTTCGTGGTGTCGTTCCTGTCGAACGTGGTCGTGGCCGCGCTGATCGTGTTCTTGGGCGACAAGTTGGGCGTGGGCGCCCAGCTGTCGACCGGTGTCGTCGTCGTGCTCGGCATCCGGATCTTCTCGAACGCCGCGGCCATCCGCCGGCACGTCTTCCGGGCGTGA
- a CDS encoding DUF881 domain-containing protein — protein sequence MPQQPPIRSTPTRPSRPDASMSLLTNVMDHSLDDGYAEAAARKKAAGEGGLPKTLRARLGLALGLVLAALVVTVGAAQARVAAPVVAKEREELIDRIDRETETADKLEESVDRLRDGVSARQREALKQSGDSGQADLVGILSGAVEVHGPGVKLVVNDAKEASTGGGDGNPRETSGFSDTGRVRDRDMQRVVNGLWESGAEAISINGQRLTALSAIRAAGDAILVDNKPMVPPYTVLAVGDGQRLSTRFQDSADGLYLHALAENYGIRTAISAEDNLRLPAAPSVIVRTAEPRTEKGTS from the coding sequence ATGCCGCAGCAGCCCCCCATTCGGAGCACCCCCACGCGCCCGTCGCGACCGGACGCCTCCATGTCGCTGCTCACCAACGTCATGGACCACAGCCTCGACGACGGGTACGCCGAGGCGGCGGCCCGCAAGAAGGCCGCCGGCGAAGGCGGGTTGCCCAAGACGTTGCGGGCGAGACTGGGTCTCGCCCTGGGCCTGGTGCTCGCCGCGCTCGTGGTCACCGTGGGGGCGGCGCAGGCGCGGGTGGCCGCTCCGGTCGTCGCCAAGGAGCGCGAGGAGCTGATCGACCGGATCGACCGCGAGACCGAGACGGCTGACAAGCTCGAGGAGAGCGTCGACCGGCTCCGCGACGGCGTGAGCGCGCGGCAGCGCGAGGCGCTCAAGCAGAGCGGCGACAGCGGCCAGGCCGATCTCGTGGGCATCCTGTCGGGTGCCGTCGAGGTGCACGGCCCGGGCGTCAAGCTGGTCGTGAACGACGCCAAGGAAGCCAGCACGGGTGGTGGCGACGGCAACCCGCGGGAGACCTCGGGGTTCTCGGACACCGGGCGGGTGCGCGACCGCGACATGCAGCGGGTCGTGAACGGGCTCTGGGAGTCGGGCGCCGAGGCCATCTCCATCAACGGGCAGCGGCTGACCGCCCTGTCGGCGATCAGGGCCGCGGGTGACGCGATACTGGTCGACAACAAGCCGATGGTTCCGCCGTATACGGTGCTTGCCGTGGGGGACGGGCAGCGACTGAGCACCAGGTTCCAGGACAGCGCCGACGGGCTGTATCTGCACGCCCTGGCTGAGAACTACGGCATCCGGACCGCCATCTCCGCGGAGGACAACCTCCGGCTGCCCGCCGCACCGAGTGTGATCGTACGCACAGCAGAGCCGAGAACTGAGAAGGGCACATCGTGA
- a CDS encoding mannose-1-phosphate guanyltransferase: MKAVVMAGGEGTRLRPMTSSMPKPLLPVANRPIMEHVLRLLKRHGLNETVVTVQFLASLVKNYFGDGEELGMELSYANEEKPLGTAGSVKNAEEALKDDAFLVISGDALTDFDLTELINFHKEKGALVTVCLTRVPNPLEFGITIVDEEGKVERFLEKPTWGQVFSDTVNTGIYVMEPEVFDYVDPDVPVDWSGDVFPQLMKEGKPIYGYVAEGYWEDVGTHESYVKAQADVLEGKVDVEIDGFELSPGVWVAEGAEVHPDAVLRGPLYIGDYAKVEAGAEIREHTVVGSNVVVKSGAFLHKAVVHDNVYVGQQSNLRGCVVGKNTDIMRAARIEDGAVIGDECLVGEESIIQGNVRVYPFKTIEAGAFVNTSVIWESRGQAHLFGARGVSGILNVEITPELAVRLAGAYATTLKKGSTVTTARDHSRGARALKRAVISALQASAIDVRDLENVPLPVARQQTARGSAGGIMIRTTPGVPDSVDIMFFDGRGADLSQGSQRKLDRVFARQEYRRAFPGEIGDLHFPSSVFDSYTGSLLRNVDITGISESGLKVVVDASNGSAGLVLPSLLGKLGVDSLTINPGLDESRPTETADARRSGLVRLGEIVASARAAFGVRFDPVGERLSLVDEKGRIIEDDRALLVMLDLVAAERRSGRVALPVTTTRIAEQVAAYHGTQVEWTTTSPDDLTRVGRDDSTIFGGDGKGAFIIPEFSSVFDGTAAFVRLIGLVARTQLTLSQIDARIPRAHVLKRDLATPWAVKGLVMRRVVEAAGDRFVDTTDGVRVVETDGRWVMVLPDPAEAVTHLWAEGPDDASAQALLDEWSAVVDSAGR, encoded by the coding sequence ATGAAGGCCGTCGTGATGGCCGGAGGCGAAGGCACACGCCTTCGTCCCATGACCTCAAGCATGCCCAAGCCGCTCCTGCCGGTGGCAAACCGGCCGATCATGGAGCACGTTCTGCGGCTGCTCAAAAGGCATGGGCTCAACGAGACCGTCGTCACCGTCCAGTTCCTGGCCTCACTGGTCAAGAACTACTTCGGTGACGGTGAGGAGCTCGGAATGGAGCTCTCCTATGCCAATGAGGAGAAGCCACTCGGTACCGCCGGAAGCGTCAAGAACGCCGAAGAGGCGTTGAAGGACGATGCTTTCCTCGTCATCTCCGGTGATGCCCTGACCGACTTCGACCTCACCGAGCTCATCAACTTCCACAAGGAAAAGGGCGCGCTGGTCACCGTCTGTCTGACGCGTGTTCCCAATCCACTTGAATTCGGTATCACCATTGTCGACGAGGAAGGCAAGGTCGAGCGCTTCCTCGAGAAGCCGACCTGGGGCCAGGTCTTCTCGGACACGGTGAACACGGGCATCTATGTCATGGAGCCCGAGGTCTTCGACTACGTCGACCCCGATGTGCCGGTGGACTGGTCCGGCGATGTCTTCCCGCAGCTGATGAAGGAAGGCAAGCCGATCTACGGCTATGTCGCCGAGGGCTACTGGGAGGACGTCGGCACGCACGAGAGCTATGTGAAGGCGCAGGCCGACGTCCTGGAAGGCAAGGTCGACGTCGAGATCGACGGCTTCGAGCTCTCCCCGGGCGTATGGGTGGCCGAGGGTGCCGAGGTGCACCCCGATGCCGTCCTCCGCGGTCCGCTGTACATCGGCGACTACGCCAAGGTCGAGGCCGGCGCCGAGATCCGCGAGCACACGGTCGTGGGCTCGAACGTGGTCGTGAAGAGCGGGGCCTTTCTGCACAAGGCCGTCGTGCACGACAACGTGTACGTCGGTCAGCAGAGCAATCTCCGCGGCTGTGTCGTCGGCAAGAACACCGACATCATGCGCGCGGCTCGTATCGAGGACGGCGCGGTCATCGGCGACGAGTGCCTCGTCGGCGAGGAATCGATTATTCAGGGGAATGTCCGGGTCTACCCGTTCAAGACCATCGAAGCCGGTGCCTTCGTCAACACCTCGGTCATCTGGGAGTCCAGGGGCCAGGCGCATCTCTTCGGCGCGCGGGGCGTCTCCGGCATCCTCAACGTCGAGATCACCCCGGAACTCGCTGTCCGGCTGGCGGGCGCCTATGCGACGACCCTCAAGAAGGGTTCGACCGTCACCACCGCCCGCGACCACTCCCGTGGCGCGCGGGCACTGAAGCGGGCGGTCATCTCCGCGCTGCAGGCCAGCGCCATCGACGTACGCGACCTGGAGAACGTACCGCTGCCCGTGGCGCGGCAGCAGACCGCGCGCGGAAGTGCCGGCGGGATCATGATCCGGACCACGCCCGGCGTGCCGGATTCCGTGGACATCATGTTCTTCGACGGGCGGGGTGCGGACCTTTCCCAGGGCAGCCAGCGGAAGCTGGACCGGGTGTTCGCGCGGCAGGAGTACCGGCGCGCGTTCCCCGGTGAGATCGGGGACCTGCACTTCCCCTCCAGCGTCTTCGACTCGTACACCGGTTCGCTGCTGCGGAATGTCGACATCACCGGGATCTCCGAGTCCGGGCTGAAGGTCGTCGTGGACGCGTCCAACGGAAGTGCCGGACTGGTGCTGCCGAGTCTGCTCGGGAAGCTCGGGGTGGATTCGCTGACCATCAACCCGGGGCTCGACGAGTCCAGGCCGACGGAGACGGCGGACGCCAGGCGGTCGGGGCTGGTGCGGCTGGGCGAGATCGTGGCGTCCGCGCGGGCCGCGTTCGGTGTGCGGTTCGACCCCGTGGGCGAGCGGTTGTCCCTGGTGGACGAGAAGGGCCGGATCATCGAGGACGACCGGGCGCTGCTCGTCATGCTCGACCTGGTCGCCGCTGAGCGGCGCAGTGGCCGGGTGGCGCTGCCGGTGACCACCACGCGGATCGCCGAGCAGGTGGCGGCGTACCACGGGACGCAGGTCGAGTGGACGACCACCTCGCCCGACGACCTCACCCGGGTCGGTCGCGACGACTCGACGATCTTCGGCGGTGACGGCAAGGGGGCCTTCATCATCCCGGAGTTCAGCAGTGTCTTCGACGGTACGGCGGCCTTCGTACGGTTGATCGGGCTGGTGGCGCGGACGCAGCTCACGCTCAGCCAGATCGACGCGCGGATTCCGCGGGCGCACGTCCTCAAGCGGGATTTGGCGACTCCGTGGGCCGTCAAGGGCCTGGTGATGCGCCGGGTGGTGGAGGCGGCGGGCGATCGCTTCGTCGACACCACCGACGGTGTCCGGGTCGTGGAGACCGATGGACGGTGGGTGATGGTGCTGCCGGACCCGGCGGAGGCGGTCACGCATCTGTGGGCCGAGGGGCCCGACGACGCGTCCGCGCAGGCCCTGCTGGACGAGTGGTCGGCGGTGGTGGACAGCGCCGGGCGCTGA
- a CDS encoding CDP-alcohol phosphatidyltransferase family protein, which produces MEVQETRVQTDRVLTIPNILSMARLVGVPLFLWLILRPEFGGPKSDGWALLVLALSGISDYLDGKLARRWNQISSLGRLLDPAADRLYILSTLVGLTWREILPIWLTAALLLRELMLLVMVGILRRHGYPPPQVNFLGKAATFNLMYAFPLLLLSDGTGWISSLAAIFGWAFAGWGTTLYWWAGVLYVVQVRRLVRADAEAD; this is translated from the coding sequence GTGGAGGTCCAGGAGACCCGGGTCCAGACGGACCGGGTCCTCACCATCCCCAACATCCTCAGCATGGCGCGGCTCGTTGGGGTGCCGCTGTTCCTGTGGCTGATCCTCAGGCCTGAGTTCGGGGGGCCCAAGAGTGACGGCTGGGCATTGCTGGTGCTCGCCCTGAGCGGTATCAGCGACTACCTGGACGGCAAGCTGGCCCGGCGGTGGAACCAGATCAGCAGCCTCGGCCGGCTGCTCGACCCCGCGGCCGACCGCCTCTACATTCTCTCGACCCTGGTCGGTCTCACCTGGCGCGAGATTCTGCCAATCTGGTTGACGGCTGCACTGCTCTTGCGGGAACTGATGCTCCTGGTGATGGTGGGCATCCTCAGGCGTCACGGTTATCCGCCGCCGCAGGTGAACTTCCTCGGCAAGGCCGCCACGTTCAACCTGATGTACGCCTTCCCGCTGCTTCTGCTCAGTGACGGAACTGGATGGATCTCGTCACTCGCTGCTATTTTCGGATGGGCGTTCGCCGGATGGGGTACAACGCTGTACTGGTGGGCAGGAGTGCTCTATGTGGTCCAAGTCCGCCGCCTCGTTCGTGCGGACGCTGAGGCCGACTGA